DNA from Bradyrhizobium diazoefficiens USDA 110:
GGCGTGTTCGATCCGATCGCGGCAAGAAACAGCCAATATTGGCGCGGGCCGGTGGCGTTCCTGCGGCTGCTCGACAAGTGGCGCAAGGAGGGCAACCTGGATGGACTGGAATTGACCTACGGGACGGCCGCGGAGGCGGGCGGCACCCCGGCTCCGGCTTGAGCGGCATGATCCCGGCCCCGTCAGGCGCCACGCGGCTCCACGTCATCGTCGGTGATCCCATCGCGCAGGTGCGCTCGCCCGCGGGCGTGTCAGCCGCCTTCGCCGCACGGGGGCACGACGGTATTCTCGTGCCCGTTCAGGTCGCCCCGGGGGATTTGCCCGACTTCCTCTCGGTGGCGGCGCGATTGAAAAATCTCGACGGCATCGTCGTTACCATCCCGCACAAATTTGCCTGCTACCAGGCCTGCACGAGTGCGACCGATCGGGCGCACTTCCTGCGCACCGTGAACCTGATGCGCCGGCGCGCCGACGGCTCATGGCATGGCGATATGGTGGATGGCCTCGGCTTCGTCGGCGCAGCGCGGGCAAAGGGGATCGATCCCGGCGGCATGCGCGCCCTTCTGGTCGGCGCCGGCGGCGCCGGCTCGGCGATCGCGCTCGCGCTGGTCGAGGCCGGCGTCGGTGAGCTCGCCATTCACGACAGCATGGCCGAGCGCCGCGACGCGCTGAT
Protein-coding regions in this window:
- a CDS encoding shikimate dehydrogenase family protein; its protein translation is MIPAPSGATRLHVIVGDPIAQVRSPAGVSAAFAARGHDGILVPVQVAPGDLPDFLSVAARLKNLDGIVVTIPHKFACYQACTSATDRAHFLRTVNLMRRRADGSWHGDMVDGLGFVGAARAKGIDPGGMRALLVGAGGAGSAIALALVEAGVGELAIHDSMAERRDALIGRLNGLGKAPVRTGTMDPAGFDFVANATPAGMKDGDPLPVDVARLAPAAYCGCVITRPQVSPFIAAARKIGCVTGTGTDMYQQHQSIMVDFLLGAEAG